The Deltaproteobacteria bacterium genome segment ACTTCGGGACGCGCGAGCGCCTGGGCTACCGCCTTCTGCAGCTGGATCCACCGGTCCGGGTCCATGTAAGCGGACGGCACGTTGAACAGGTTCTGCACCTCGATGCGGGCCACCTTCTCGATCTCCGGCACCGTCGCGATCAGGTCCTCGCCGGAGATGGCCGGCACGGGCGCCTTCTTCACCGGGTCGATCTTCATCGCGATGGTGCCGCCGGTAGCGATCAGCCGCACCACCGGCAGGTTCGCCGCGGGCGGCTTCGCCGGCGGCGGCTGCTGAGCCCGTGCCGCGGCGCAGACGAGGAAGAACGATACGGCGAGCAGGCGGGCGATCCGGGAGCGCATGGCCTCACCTCCGAGCAAGAGTTCAGCCCCGCTGTTACACTCGCGCGTCATGCCGTTCAAGCTCCGCAGCGACTATACGCCGCAGGGCGACCAACCCCGCGCCATCGCCGAGCTGACCGCCGGGATCAAGCGCGGCGACAAGCACCAGACGCTGCTCGGGGTGACGGGATCGGGAAAGACGTTCACCGTCGCCAACGTCGTTTCGCAGGTGCAGAAGCCGACGCTGGTGATCGCTCACAACAAGACGCTCGCCGGCCAGCTTTATGGCGAGTTCAAGGACCTGTTCCCGGAGAACGCGGTGGAGTTCTTCGTCAGCTACTACGACTATTACCAGCCGGAGGCGTACGTCCCCTCCACCGACACGTACATCGAGAAAGACTCCACCATCAACGACGAGATCGACCGGCTGCGTCACTCGGCGACGCACTCGCTGCTCACGCGCAACGACGTCCTCATCGTCGCCTCGGTGTCCTGCATCTACGGCCTGGGAACGGCGGAGGCGTACTACGAGCTGAAGGTCGCCGTGCAGACCGGCGAGGAGTACCCGCGGCACAAGCTCCTGCGCGACCTCGTCGAGATCCAGTACGAGCGCAACGACCACGACTTCTCCCGCGGGACCTTCCGGGTGAAGGGCGACACCATCGAGATCTTTCCCGCCTATGAGGAAGAGCGCGCCATCCGGGTCGAGCTCTTCGGCGACATGGTGGAGAGCATCAAGGAGATCGATCCGCTCCGCGGCAAGGTGCTGGGCGCGATCGAGAAGATGTCGATCTTTCCCTCCTCCCACTACGTCACCTCGGGCGAGCGCCGGAAGAGCGCCATCCTGGCCATCCGCGAGGAGCTGCGGGACCGGCTGATCGAGCTGCGGGGTCAGGACAAGCTGCTGGAAGCGCAGCGGCTCGAGCAGCGGACGATGTTCGATCTGGAGATGATCGAGCAGATGGGCTTTTGCAACGGCATCGAGAACTATTCGCGCCACCTGAGCGGCCGCGCCGCCGGCGAACCGCCGCCGACGCTGCTGGACTACTTCCCCAAGGACTTCCTCCTGGTGATCGACGAGTCGCACCAGAGCGTCCCGCAGATCGGCGCGATGTACCGAGGTGACCGGTCACGGAAGGAGACGCTGGTCGAGTACGGGTTCCGGCTCCCCTCGGCGCTCGACAACCGGCCACTGCAGTTCGGCGAGTTCGAGCGGCTGGTCAACCAGACCGTCTTCGTCTCCGCCACGCCTGCGGAGTACGAGCTGCAGAAGAGCGAGGGAGTGATCGTCGAGCAGATCATCCGGCCCACGGGGTTGGTCGATCCCGAAGTGGAGGTGCGGCCCGTCGCGCAGCAGGTGGACGACCTGCTGGAGGAAGTGCGCAAGCGCGCGGCGGCCGGCCAGCGGGTGCTGGTCACCACGCTGACCAAGCGGATGGCGGAGGATCTCACCGAGTACTTCGCGGACCTGGGCGTGCGCGTCCGATACTTGCACTCCGACATCGACACCCTCGAGCGACTGGCGCTGGTGCGCGACCTCCGCCGGGGACTGTTCGACGTGCTGATCGGCATCAACCTGCTGCGGGAGGGATTGGACATCCCCGAGGTGTCGCTGGTGGCAGTGCTCGACGCGGACAAGGAAGGTTTCCTCCGCTCCAGCGTTTCCCTGATCCAGACCATCGGCCGCGCCGCGCGCAACGTCGAAGGGCGGGTGATCCTCTACGCGGACACGGTGACGGCCTCGATGAAGGTGGCCATTGAAGAGACGGGGCGGCGCCGCGCCAAGCAGATCG includes the following:
- the uvrB gene encoding excinuclease ABC subunit UvrB, translated to MPFKLRSDYTPQGDQPRAIAELTAGIKRGDKHQTLLGVTGSGKTFTVANVVSQVQKPTLVIAHNKTLAGQLYGEFKDLFPENAVEFFVSYYDYYQPEAYVPSTDTYIEKDSTINDEIDRLRHSATHSLLTRNDVLIVASVSCIYGLGTAEAYYELKVAVQTGEEYPRHKLLRDLVEIQYERNDHDFSRGTFRVKGDTIEIFPAYEEERAIRVELFGDMVESIKEIDPLRGKVLGAIEKMSIFPSSHYVTSGERRKSAILAIREELRDRLIELRGQDKLLEAQRLEQRTMFDLEMIEQMGFCNGIENYSRHLSGRAAGEPPPTLLDYFPKDFLLVIDESHQSVPQIGAMYRGDRSRKETLVEYGFRLPSALDNRPLQFGEFERLVNQTVFVSATPAEYELQKSEGVIVEQIIRPTGLVDPEVEVRPVAQQVDDLLEEVRKRAAAGQRVLVTTLTKRMAEDLTEYFADLGVRVRYLHSDIDTLERLALVRDLRRGLFDVLIGINLLREGLDIPEVSLVAVLDADKEGFLRSSVSLIQTIGRAARNVEGRVILYADTVTASMKVAIEETGRRRAKQIAYNKERGITPQSVKRAILDMAIHGIASGADEALAGKDELAGYLPADRKDVPKMVAQLEAEMRAKAEELDFEGAAIVRDKIQAIKDLDLGIMPKRPEVLKQEARAAAGLPTRPAGQKRRGRPNGRPGSQRR